DNA from Aphis gossypii isolate Hap1 chromosome 3, ASM2018417v2, whole genome shotgun sequence:
ttgtattagtatCATTAAGTGTAATggttatatgtaattaaattaataatcaatgagTTGTTAATCTGTCgagtatattgtttaaatatatatataatgtatatcacaCATCacctaagtaaaataatagttttgtgtatttataacacgataaattcattataatatacagtttaaaCTGATTTCTAATAACTGATCATTATTcacaataaatgtaataataaaaataataatattattaatattaatatttattcacttaACTGTTATCACATTGAACATCGAACTGCAGAGGCAGACACCACGTTGTTTTAAgcaataactttataaatataaactataaagcaaTCGGTAGCTGTTtgatggtaaaaaataaaaataaagaaaaaagagGGAGGTGGTTGCTCTCGCACGCACATTTCATTTTGCTCAGCAGTCGGCGTAGCGGCTCCTAACGGCAGACATCATCAGTGCTCGTAGAGACATCGGAGTGGTTGCACGTACTTTtccgtttaaaaaatacagtgGTTTGGTTTACGTACCTATTTCCGGTATACTCAACGATCcgataaaagattaaaattctTACCGTGAAGTTTATATTCTGGTTTTACTGttctgtgttaaattttaattattgtttcggccgaatatattattgttatgtgctatttattaattatacagggAAATAAActaaggaaaaatattttctaaatgtgattcattataaaaatcgttcttgaattttttctttagcTATCACGATACGTTCAAATTTTGcctgtggtttttttttctatcaaatatctaaaaattgattagtatatgttattatatgatgtatagtAGGCATTACGTTATCcacataatacctaataaataataataatagccatgtacctaactatacttttttatttttttattttaattaaaatataaaaaaaaaattaagatatacaCAATctgtactatttaatttatttagcaCAATAAGAGAATGAGATGACAgaacaaaaatttattgaatatttaaaacaataaaccacccattactcattagtcattagtAGTGACCCTTGACTGGAAGTTGTTTGATTATCCAACTAAATTcacttataatacataacacacacacacatatatacatatatgtgtatatatatatatttataccaattaGTGTCCTAAAAAGTCATGGCACTAGTTTCTTTTTTTGGCGACGCCTGGGGTTACCAGCTAAGGTATGGGTGgacaaattttttatgagtggATTTTGGTGTGTTTGGAGACTGGTGTGAAAGTTTTTGTAGAAGCGAGAAGCTTCTTCTTCAATCAGTTTTCATTGAAAGGTCATTATGTAGAGTGTAATTAAATACAGTGTGGAACATTCGTTATCGTCCTAAGGGCAATATTCtagaattgttaaattttgatgGTGTTGGAAACTTTTACAGTACCCTATAATTGAATATCATAGCTCTATAGTGGTTTTAGTAAAGTTTTATACATaagaactttaaattttaatcgggagtgtttattatttgaaaataatgttcgTAACTTGCGGAAACGTGCGTGTAAAGCTAGTCTCTTGATACGGATATGGCTATTCTAAGCGAGGCACTTATTTAAGTTTAGTCCTAACTCCTAAGTATCTAAAATTATCAGTTATGGGGATTgaccatacataataattaataggtataattaataattatttattttttaacatagctCGTTTTCTTGTACATATTTGTAGTTGAATTGTCGGAGTCATTTTTCGGGTGGgtagtatgtataaaaatagtcgTAACATATATGACCTATCACTCTATCACTCGCACTATACGTGATTGATTTATGATTAAGATAGTTTGGAAATCACCTCGCGTAGAATAGTGTTgtgtttgttgttattatttgttatgaatgtattttttaccatatttttatatcatcacAATCAATTAAAGATTCTTGTATGATTTCATTTAACAttgttcttattaaaatatttctttaatatttgttgtgcTCTTCGAGAGCACTATGCGATTTACACTaaggaaatataaaaatgatttatagcCGTCTTAAATGtcattcatatatataattgtttttatgtatttagtgattctacttgaaatttttggagattttttacatttatgtaaattaataaaataattaattaattagatagttataggtaatttatttataccagCTACGACGcaatttagaattttgtaattttattatacaacaagaTGTTTCTGAAATGAATCAGGTTACTCGTTAGTAGTATATACGTACTCACTGTGATGGCTGAatgaagttttttaaaaattttaaatctgggTTTTTCAAATCATGTTTTAGAATATCatcttaaatgtaaaaataaacactcgtattttttttacaaaattctcTTACAAATCGAGACGTCACATTGTTTTTGCGCTTGTATCGCTCAAGTCGTCTACTAAAAAATAGTGGCGTGACACATCGATTTGTATGAAAACACTGAAAGATTAACAGTAGTGGTTGTTATTTGACGTACATcgtacataattaatacagttaatacattgatttacattgttaactaattaaaatgatgaaatgataataaaaataaggttAACAGAGCTTTTAACGATCAAATGTATTGCCATGTAATGTGTTTTAGGtgtattaggtaataaaatatggtaaattttattacatatagacATAACATGGACACCCCACAGTCCCGATTTTAACCCATGTGACTTTTGCTTATGAGGTTATATGAAATAACATAAGTTTTTGCCATAGAAGTAAATAATAGAGATGtactttagataataattaatagtgtaGCTGATATCAATTGTCAAACACTAAATTTGTTGGAAAAACTTGGGATTCATTACATCATAGTATGGAAAAGTGCATCGAGatttttaaaccttttttgaaaaattgaaaatttgaacaaattttgtaaataaagattgattttcaaaaacagtattatttaatttgattatttcacaatgtaaaataatgtgttaattAATCGTGTATGTTAAATGACAACAAATAACTATCACCACTGTTGATTTTGTAGTGTTCTCAATTTCTCATACAAATCGATGGGTCAAACCATTTCTTTTTTAGTCAGCGATTCGAGCGTGAAAAACGCGCGACAAGCGCAAACACAATGTAACGAATCAATTCGTATGAGCATTTtgcaaaaaaacatttaaggggtttaattttacatttaagataatattttaaaacagttttacagttttaaaaaccCCAGATTTtgaagatagaaaaaaaacttcattGGGCCATCACGGTGAATACGCATATATTAGTGAACTCATCCTGTATattggtaattatttattgaagtatcaaattgttttaaacattaacaCTCTGGAATTCCGTAATTTTTAGATTCCGAGTGGAACAATGAGTGTACCTATAGATTTTAggatggttttatttttgtgtctgtcacTACCCACCTTTTGGAGCAATTGTTGGTCCTAAGTAATTCCAGAAGTAATTCTGTTATAGAGAGGTTTAACTGTATACACTTTTTGAAATGAACtaacttattttacttattgaaAGTGTAAACGAaccaaaaaatttgaattttggtagaaataaataatttcatgaaaattgttttaattttacgcTGCATGTATCTTACCCATAATTACCTGTTGGCTGTtgattttattggtttttagttttatgaaatttaatctCATTCACAttgatataatgtttttcaattagaattctaaaattaaaattccatgaaaatctaaaaaggtaaaataaaatgtgataaaactatttttttaaactaggtattatagaatttatgaaaagtattaatgataataataataaaagctaatacgtatattaattgAACTAAGCTCGTATTTGTAATACAGTAATATTGGCTTTTActcatataaaatgtttgtattttactatctatttttattatacctacaattattatttctcagATCTTtttctatacttattaaaaataattgaatttatttataactgaacatgcaatgttattaattaacataattaactgaataccaatatataagtaataagttaattatcaGTTCATcaccataaattatttttacttattttatttttgtttgaaatgtattgttttggttttatatatctgtctgcataaactataatattatatagtaggtactttaCTTGGCTAAATGTAGAgctaactattttattataaagttttgtaataatagtaggtatataataccaacttataatatataattttatctatacctactgattagatatatttcttgtgcatgtataatatattattttatattctaagcGTCCCGaagaatatattgtttttttttttgcaataatgATGTGTGATTTTTCAGTCTGTCATCACCTTTTGGGTTAGTAAAAGTGCgcttagattttaaattttgagaatGGTTCTtagataaaaagtaaaaaattcatagtattttcaaaatacgagtaataataaaaaaaaaaatatatatacgaaaaGAGAATTATGACacaaaaacgtataaaatcgattttttccaTATGTgtctattatatacctaatttggTGTCTATAGTGTCaagctatttaaaaatattaaagatacatAGGCacgatttctttttaattagtatgtatttaaaattcaaccttactttatttaagttatttttaatctacgTTTCAAAAAACTTCGAGTTAACCAAGAAAGTTACTGGAATTTTAAACTACTTCCatatattgtaaacataattggtttatattaaatattaacaaattttgttaACCTTTTAgtgtttctttattttaatataatattatatgtattgtattcaatttgatGTCTCATAAGTCTACTGCAGTATTACttaatggaataaaaaaagttattttaatttattatccgaaatctattaagtatagataattattatttatgctcACGGTTTTAACAATGTCACACTTGCTTATTATGATAAGGAACTCCTGATtatgaagttaaaaaatattattaccaatattatgACCAATGAATTTTCACCaacggtataaaatataccatatGGTTTTATTGGGATcccttttattacattttggttTATTCAAGGTCTTACTCATGATCGCACatatatgtacctaagtatttttttaatttcgtacCATTTTTTGAACTTCgttttttccaatttaaataatgaattttggtttttataatgttattaaaatttgcttGAATTATTTCGATAACAATTAaccaatattttcttaattatataattgttgacaattatgttatatcattattcattttataatttgtatttatactatttgttAATACACTATTATAGAAAGCTATTTGCTTGCCATtagtaattttgattttcttattaattcttaaccaagatttttattttgaattgcgTTAGctgattaataactataatattattctattataataaaaccagtatttaatatgtattaggtaCACTTATtcccattaaaaatatatttaacgattttttttgtactccAATGCTAAGTACATAACTActgctttatattttatgatttgtttgttgattgttttataataacccaaattattatctaaataatttaatttagtttattatttgaattcgtAGTTAttgatatctaaatatttactatttacctatatcataCTGTGTTTTAGCGTAGATAGGTACctgcttataattatattattattgaacattaaatttaattttaataacaaatacaatatagtacTCATTTAGCTTATCTATAATGttcttattactatataaaatgtatctattgtaggtattatatagttaattgtaACATCCAATTTACAtttagcatatattatataagtgctttttttaaactcaccgcttatttgatttaatgtaATACGTGTGTGTAATttctaacatatttttattgtttataatatttttaataaattgatcattcattttactgtaacctaacgatttttaattttaactgttgTTATTTAAGAAgttaagaataatatgtttaaatacatctgtaagttttattgttgtatcaCATCTATGATATTTAACATtggcaaatattcatatttttgtttaccgACTTATTATACGCTATTTTTCGGAAACCCATGTTTGAGCAGCTGgctattgtgttttataataatagtttctctttattataataattatatacactgtataatattgtacatagtgtatctcttataaaattaactttaagtttCATACTAtcacctatataaaaaatgaacagGCATCACGCAACATTTCGcgcgattaatattttacaaatttgtaataggtacatattatgttcttagttcatcataaatcaatatttagaaaaacagtattttcattattaattgaattgctttgtatttgtttttactgaGCCAATAACTGTacaactcataatattatttaactttattaaatttaatttaataggtacctacgtacaTCAAAAATCCatacttttttcaattactACAATCATTGGTGTAGCAACCCCGGCGTTAATTTCAACCTTGGATTAAATTAGTTTAGGAAACACTTTATTGTTATGatgtaggtactaataaaaataacatatctgAGTGACATTTTGATATTAGTTTTAGACTCTGAGTGGAGCagtgaatgtattttattgtttaaatttaattgttatataattaaagttttaaacttaatgATGTTTTACGAGAATATTCTAattcttgtaaaatatttttaaattacaaagttACGGTTGATTAATGACTAATTTTATCCATCGCTGTTTtgttggtaaattatttatttattattttgtcaatgaccttaatagttattatatacggTAGGTACTCGAGGAAAttcaaaatgacaaaatatttgtaattcatGACCTCATTTactaaatttcttttttctgTGACAAGTAGTAAAATGGCAGAGTTATTCAATttgtgattactgattagttATATTCAGTAGATAGATAAGTTTTCTTTTATctccttttttatattttttatttttttcatagtaaatCTTGAAAACTTTACAGCATAAGTgcacaactattataattattgtaatttattttccttaCTACAggttatcattaattaaacataacatttcaCAAAAAGTATAACTTTCATCAatcttataaactattttttttttaatttcagatatTCATTCATGGTGGGAAGTTCCGAGTATTGCTCACTTCTGTTCTTTGTTTCGTGTGTCCTTTGATCTTCTTGACTTTGACATTGAAGTGAGTAAAatgagttaatttttaattttcaaatttaatttgttaataattttacaggaTTTAGAAGCAGCTTTATTGACAGATGGAACTGAGGACAATGGCAACTCATTACTACAGGAGCTCATTGCTAGATTGTTATCTGGCTGCCTTGgcaataatagtatatctaCTTTTAACTATCAAATGTTTTTACGAAGACTGTTTAGAGAAAAATGCAAggttagtaatattaatgtaaaaattaaaaacaaatgttttaagtttatataattaatatttattcaggaGTACAATTTCCAGAACCCCTTCAATTCAGATATGGACTTCAGGTTTTTGCCACTTCGAACAAAAGTGGAAATACTCCACGCATTATGCGACTTCAGATTGGATGCTGACGATGTCATGGAATCACTTAAGAATCTTGACTCGGATAGTTTAAGAGTGCATCCTCTAGGGTATGATGAAAATAAGTCAGCTTATTGGTACTTTTACGGTACCCGTTTGTATAGGGAAGATTACGAAAAAGTAGTTCCCAAAAAagtaagaaattataattttaattattattgttaattactgtaaaatgtatgtacaataccaattttttttttttttttatgtatagaaaaagaaaaaacgagggcgtaaaaaaaaatgtgaacccCCTGTCTGTTCGGATACAGAAGATGAATTAGATTTAGGTTCTGGAAAATGGCAGGTAGTTTGCTTTACCGAAAGCGACTGGGAAAGATTAGCTTTAAAAACTGAGGATTCAGAAAATAGAGATGTTCAAGCACTTCATCAAGTAATTACTGAAGACTTTTTACCTGAAATTCCTCgtttatttgaagaaaaagagAGATTACAAAGGAAACGCATGTTAGAAATGCAACCACGTAGGCAATCTACTAGACTGGAAAAACTTAAACAGCAAAAAgaagaaagaaaaaagtatGAAGATTTATGTCGTGAAcatgaagaaaaaataaaaaaaaaagaaaatcgaaaaaaacatCAAGAGAAAAGACCTAAAGGGAAAGAAGAAGGACTATCAGATAGTGAAGCTGAAAGTCATGGGTATTCTTCGAGTAGTTCTAAGGTGGCAGGCCgtcaaacaaataattcattagCTTCAGCTACTGGTCAAATTGTTATTGAAGGTTCACAAGAGAAACCTATGCCTAAAGTTGCATCTAAAGCTGGGTATGTttgtttaaactaataataaaatgtaaagtaaattcttattttattatttaacatgacTTTTTAGGTTTAAATCTACTGCTGAGGATTTGCAAATAGgcatgtacaaaatattgaacaaattaaaagaCCATGAAGATGCTTGGCCATTTCTTGAACCAGTCGATGAAGAAATAGCTCCAAGTTACTACAGGGTAGTGAAGACTCCAATGGATCTTCAACAAATGGAGGATAAGCTTAATGATGGACTGTACGAAACATTTAGTCAGTTCAAACATGACTTCCAATTAATTATTGCAAATTGTAAACAGTACAATGGATCTacaaatggtaaaatattaaaacaattatccaattatttttagattttatgttggtgtttacattttagaatatacAGTTATGTGTGGAAATTTACAAAGAGTTTTCAACATGGGGGTTCACAAGTATTTAGACTGGGAGGTGTCTGAAGGATCTGATGACGAAATGGCATATCTTAAGAGGTATGAAAATGGAACCATGAGGTCAAGAAAAGGTAGAAGTCGACAGAGAAGTACTAGTAGTAAAGAATCTTGTAACAATACTGATAAAGAAAATGAAGAGAAGTTACGAGAGTGTTTAGATTCTAGGTAAATCCATACTAAAAAGTCTTTAAATAACAtcttattaacttatatattgttttttattatgttacagtaaatttgaaaatggaaTCAATCAAACTGATGACGATTCTTGCAGTTTAGATTCCAAAttagaatcaaaaaaaaaagcagcAAAGGAATCAcctaaaataaagaaaagtacgataataaaaaatacaagtgCAATAGAAGTACAAGCACTCGAAGAAGTTACTGAGCAGACATTGagggtaaattaaaaaaaacttgtcgacaaatatttaaattattgttttaattgattaaatatgtctgtaggatataaataaatggttaGATGATACACCAAGCTTTTCATCAGCAAGTAACTCACCAATGGCTACTTTAGCAGGTTCAGTGCTAGATGACGCTGAAGTCACATCTCGTTTAGATGCAGAGTATCGTCAAGCTCATAAGCTTGATAAACCACGTTTGCCTTTCAAAGTATGTTATTTActgaaatacattattttattattaaaaaaactaatgtgtttttatttcaggAAAAAAAGCGACCAACAAAAGAATCTATTGTATTGCCTTTAAAACGAAAGCGTGAAGTACAAAGAACAATTGATCGTTTACAGCCTGGTAAAAGTAAAGGTAACCTAATATCAAACAAATCAGATGATAGCCAAACTACTGCCaaacaaaaattgattaaagcTGATTTAGAAACAGCACCAACTCTTAGTTTAGGCACAGTATTGAACACTGACCTTATGGGATTTTCTTCAAAGAGACCAAGTGAGGACAAAGATCTAGAAAAGACTGAGACAGAACCTGAAAAATGTCCTGTTGATAATttgaatgttataaaaaaagaagaggTCAAAATAGAATTACCAGAAGAAAAGCCTGAAAAAGCAACACCAAATCTCAGTGCATGGTTCAAAGCATTTGGAGCTCCAAAGACACAACCGACCCCAAAACGCAAACAAGAAACTGTAGAAACATCTCCAATGTATACTGCTTATGCTATGAATGATATGGTGCCTTatgattatactttaaaagatacagataaaaaagaaaatttatgtACTGCAGATATTAAGAAGACAACCATATCTGTACCATTAGTTTCACCAGATAAGCCAGCTCCTAAACGACAAAGAAAGACAAGTACTGGTAGTAGTGTTTCTGAACAGTCTTCACAAAATGATTCTTGGAATTCTCCACGACCTAGTTTAGATGAACCATACTTATCACCCCAGTCTGGAAATTCTCCCCAACAATTAAAACcttatcaaaatgttttaaacattcCTCACGCTCCAATTAAAGTTGGTTTCTATCAAGACGCTTTTGCTAGGCCAAATTCAGATAAGAGTAATAGCTGTAGTCCAAGAAATCCTTCTAGTGTAATGACAGCAAGTCCACATGGCCAAAGTCCACATCAAACTTTTACTAGTCCTTGTGACTTACCTAATGATAGTCCAGGTAATTTTGTTGGAAGCCCACACGATGCTAGTTGTAGTCCACACAACAATGTTGTTAATAGTCCTAAAGAGAGTCCACATCATTTAATATTGAGCCCGCAAGATTCAAGTAATAGTCCTTATTATAGTCCCCATAATGTAGTCAATAGTCCAAAAGAGCATGTGGCCAGTTTAGCAGATGATTATCagcaaaatcaaaatgtttactcCCAATATATCGGGTCACAACAAAGTTCACCTCAAAATACATATACTGAATTGTATCCtcaacaacaacagcaacagcaacagcaacaacagcaacagcaacagcaacagcaacaacagcagcagcaacaacaacaacaacagcaacaacagcaacaacaacaacaacaacagcagcagcagcaacagcaacaacaaccAACAGCAGCTACAGCACCTgctaaaactcaaaatatattcCCAGTAAAGAAACGTGTGTACAATGAGTGTGAAAGACCTCAAGAGATGGCGTTCACCCCAACTGATGCTAGCAAGGAACAAGAAAGAGTATTTGTACCTACTCCAGGTCAGATGCCTAATTCTAATTTCAATTCTGAACTAAACTATCAGATGGGTTATCCACGTAATGATCAAGCACTTCCACCTTACCAGCAAAATATAGAACACCAACATCCATCAGTACCTGTAACCTATCAAAATAGTCTTAACTATTTACAAATGGCTCGTGATCGTTGTGAAAGTGAACAGAAAACTGTTCCAAATTCATTGTTCAACTACACAGCTCCTAGTCAGACTTTTGTGTCAGCACCAACACCACATTACACTTCAACTCCTTTAAACTATTCAAATCCTCCTAAAGATGCTGTAGGTTACACAACCGCTCCATTAAATTATGCAAGTCGAACGTCTCCTGGACAATTTATTCCTCCTCCTAACTTTAAGCAACCAACTTCCCAACCAAGACTTAACTATAACAATCCTTATGAACAATACCCAGATCAAATCAATTTACGGCCTTACAATTATCCTGTGCTACATAGCAAGTCATATCCACACCCAATTCAAGACATGATGCCAGGCAAGtcacaaaatattgatttcacAACTGGTCGTCCtttaccaaatattatacCAGAAAACATGAGTTATCGTTACAATCAATCAACATATCCTGGACCATCTGTAGcagaaattatgaaaaataaaatggaaatCAGTCAACCTACTTATTCAAGTCCAACTATGGCTGAAATGATTAAAGCAAATCAACCTACTTACGTAAATACATCTATGTCAGACATGATGAAATCTAATCAACCAGCTTATCCTCCAAATTCATCTGTGGCTGAAAtgacaaaatcaaaaatggaAATGAATAGATCTTTAATGATGGAACAGTTACCCCCCAAACCAGCcaaaaaaacaagtaaaaagAAGAaagctgctgctgctgctgctgctgctgcacaACTGCCATCACCACAATCTACAATGGCAGTAACAACAGCACAAGCAGTAGTAGAACCCCCTCGTAATGTTGAACCACAGCGTGCTGACCCTCCCTATCCACATCACTATCCACCTCTTGTAAAACCACCTATGTCAAGTGGACCATTCAACTTCAATCCAGCTATCAAGGATGGCTATCAAGATTATCTAAATGAAATACGGTCAACTGGCTATTTTGCAGACCAAgctgcagcagcagcagcagcagcagcacaATCAGAAGAAAGAAATCCAGCATTTGCATTTGCAAGGCCTCCATCAGGCTATGCTCCTCCGTCACTTGAAGCATACAATCCACCCAACCCTTCAGATATTTATTCACAGTTCTTACAGAGACATCCAATGATGTTACACCAAGGACTATCAGGCTTTCCACCGCCAGggtatttaaatgtacatgATCCCATGAATAGGCATCCTCCTTGGATATAATTCAATCAGTTATCATTGTTACTTAGATGTGATATTTCACTGTTAAAATGGTATGTGTGGTTCTTaacttctatttatttattattttttttaattagtttgatTTATCGTATTATCTTAGGAAGAAAAAAGggaattgttaattattaataaacagtattttttaattaattcttccTTTCTTATTATGTTAGTTAACCGATAACTATTTAGacaagtatacaatttattaattttttcaaaatgaattttttatttactaataacgattttatattCCTGTGGTCTACAtccttaaaaacaaaaatagtttgtactttgtaacaaaaatattgtttttcattttctcacgcaatttgtattatagattaaaagtaaaaatgacgctaccaattaattatgaaaacaatCTTCTCCCAACAAAACCCAAgtgcaattataaaataataatttattattattttttctttgttacATTTGTAGTTTAATTTTGATCATTTAGACATGTTCGCACACTCATTGTCATAAttgttaacaattaatttttattattatataggtttatatatttattattttagtaattttggtattttgttAGTTTTCCCTTTAGAACTTTTGGGCCATTTATTACAAGCAATATTTTCtgttaaatatctattatatttcaatttacttttaactcCATATCTAATATGtgatgttttacatttattttctttcaataattttgtcagGTTAGGATCAATTGAACGGTTTCATGTAACACTaaacatgattattattatttattatcgttatggatatttttttgttaaagtaCATAAACtctttttgcata
Protein-coding regions in this window:
- the LOC114122148 gene encoding bromodomain-containing protein 4-like isoform X3, producing MDDIHSWWEVPSIAHFCSLFRVSFDLLDFDIEDLEAALLTDGTEDNGNSLLQELIARLLSGCLGNNSISTFNYQMFLRRLFREKCKNPFNSDMDFRFLPLRTKVEILHALCDFRLDADDVMESLKNLDSDSLRVHPLGYDENKSAYWYFYGTRLYREDYEKVVPKKKKKKRGRKKKCEPPVCSDTEDELDLGSGKWQVVCFTESDWERLALKTEDSENRDVQALHQVITEDFLPEIPRLFEEKERLQRKRMLEMQPRRQSTRLEKLKQQKEERKKYEDLCREHEEKIKKKENRKKHQEKRPKGKEEGLSDSEAESHGYSSSSSKVAGRQTNNSLASATGQIVIEGSQEKPMPKVASKAGFKSTAEDLQIGMYKILNKLKDHEDAWPFLEPVDEEIAPSYYRVVKTPMDLQQMEDKLNDGLYETFSQFKHDFQLIIANCKQYNGSTNEYTVMCGNLQRVFNMGVHKYLDWEVSEGSDDEMAYLKRYENGTMRSRKGRSRQRSTSSKESCNNTDKENEEKLRECLDSSKFENGINQTDDDSCSLDSKLESKKKAAKESPKIKKSTIIKNTSAIEVQALEEVTEQTLRDINKWLDDTPSFSSASNSPMATLAGSVLDDAEVTSRLDAEYRQAHKLDKPRLPFKEKKRPTKESIVLPLKRKREVQRTIDRLQPGKSKGNLISNKSDDSQTTAKQKLIKADLETAPTLSLGTVLNTDLMGFSSKRPSEDKDLEKTETEPEKCPVDNLNVIKKEEVKIELPEEKPEKATPNLSAWFKAFGAPKTQPTPKRKQETVETSPMYTAYAMNDMVPYDYTLKDTDKKENLCTADIKKTTISVPLVSPDKPAPKRQRKTSTGSSVSEQSSQNDSWNSPRPSLDEPYLSPQSGNSPQQLKPYQNVLNIPHAPIKVGFYQDAFARPNSDKSNSCSPRNPSSVMTASPHGQSPHQTFTSPCDLPNDSPGNFVGSPHDASCSPHNNVVNSPKESPHHLILSPQDSSNSPYYSPHNVVNSPKEHVASLADDYQQNQNVYSQYIGSQQSSPQNTYTELYPQQQQQQQQQQQQQQQQQQQQQQQQQQQQQQQQQQQQQQQQQQQQQQPTAATAPAKTQNIFPVKKRVYNECERPQEMAFTPTDASKEQERVFVPTPGQMPNSNFNSELNYQMGYPRNDQALPPYQQNIEHQHPSVPVTYQNSLNYLQMARDRCESEQKTVPNSLFNYTAPSQTFVSAPTPHYTSTPLNYSNPPKDAVGYTTAPLNYASRTSPGQFIPPPNFKQPTSQPRLNYNNPYEQYPDQINLRPYNYPVLHSKSYPHPIQDMMPGKSQNIDFTTGRPLPNIIPENMSYRYNQSTYPGPSVAEIMKNKMEISQPTYSSPTMAEMIKANQPTYVNTSMSDMMKSNQPAYPPNSSVAEMTKSKMEMNRSLMMEQLPPKPAKKTSKKKKAAAAAAAAAQLPSPQSTMAVTTAQAVVEPPRNVEPQRADPPYPHHYPPLVKPPMSSGPFNFNPAIKDGYQDYLNEIRSTGYFADQAAAAAAAAAQSEERNPAFAFARPPSGYAPPSLEAYNPPNPSDIYSQFLQRHPMMLHQGLSGFPPPGYLNVHDPMNRHPPWI